In Sphingomonas sp. R1, a single genomic region encodes these proteins:
- the rimO gene encoding 30S ribosomal protein S12 methylthiotransferase RimO, with the protein MATRLPEAPKVGMVSLGCPKNLVDSERILTKLRSDGYALSPDYAGADVVLVNTCGFLDSAKEESLEAIGEAIAENGRVIVTGCMGKEAEVIRARFPNVLAVTGAHQYEEVVGAVHDAAPMPPSPFVNLVPDTGLKLTPRHYSYLKISEGCNHRCSFCIIPSLRGDLVSRRPDAILREAEKLVAAGTKELLVISQDTSAYGIDIRKEPRAWKGREVVPHMTDLARELGQIAPWVRLHYVYPYPHVDQVIPLMAEGLVLPYLDIPFQHAAPNVLRAMKRPANEAKVLERLRGWRAIAPDIAIRSTFVVGFPGETEEDFQYLLDWLDEAQLDRVGAFRFEPVEGASANDLPGAVPEEVKEERYARIMENTAAISAAKLQAKIGRKLEVIIDAVDAEGGATGRSQADAPEIDGEVFLRDAGHLEQGDIVRVLIEDADEHDLYGVPMD; encoded by the coding sequence ATGGCAACGCGACTCCCCGAAGCCCCCAAGGTGGGCATGGTGTCGCTCGGCTGTCCCAAGAATCTGGTTGACTCCGAGCGTATCCTCACGAAGCTCCGTTCGGACGGCTATGCGCTGTCGCCGGACTATGCCGGCGCGGACGTCGTGCTGGTGAACACCTGCGGCTTTCTCGACAGCGCCAAGGAAGAATCGCTCGAAGCAATCGGCGAGGCGATCGCCGAGAACGGCCGGGTGATCGTCACCGGCTGCATGGGCAAGGAAGCCGAGGTGATCCGCGCCCGCTTCCCCAACGTGCTCGCGGTCACCGGTGCGCATCAATATGAGGAAGTCGTCGGCGCGGTGCACGACGCAGCGCCGATGCCGCCCTCCCCCTTCGTCAACCTGGTGCCGGACACCGGGCTCAAGCTCACGCCGCGCCACTACAGCTATCTGAAGATCTCGGAAGGCTGCAACCATCGCTGCAGCTTCTGCATCATCCCGTCGCTGCGCGGCGACCTGGTCAGCCGCCGCCCGGACGCGATCCTGCGCGAGGCCGAGAAGCTGGTCGCCGCCGGCACCAAGGAACTGCTGGTCATCAGCCAGGACACCTCGGCCTACGGGATCGACATCCGCAAGGAGCCCCGCGCCTGGAAGGGCCGCGAGGTGGTGCCGCACATGACCGATCTCGCCCGCGAGCTCGGCCAGATCGCGCCCTGGGTGCGGCTTCACTATGTCTATCCCTACCCGCATGTCGATCAGGTCATCCCGCTGATGGCGGAGGGGCTGGTGCTGCCCTATCTCGACATCCCGTTCCAGCATGCGGCGCCCAATGTGCTGCGCGCGATGAAGCGCCCGGCCAATGAGGCCAAGGTGCTCGAGCGGCTACGCGGCTGGCGCGCGATCGCCCCGGACATCGCGATCCGCTCGACCTTCGTCGTCGGCTTCCCCGGCGAGACCGAGGAGGACTTCCAGTATCTGCTCGACTGGCTCGACGAAGCCCAGCTCGATCGGGTCGGCGCGTTCCGCTTCGAGCCCGTCGAGGGTGCGTCGGCCAATGACCTCCCCGGCGCGGTGCCCGAGGAAGTCAAGGAAGAGCGCTACGCCCGGATCATGGAAAATACCGCCGCGATCAGCGCGGCCAAGCTTCAGGCCAAGATCGGCCGCAAGCTGGAGGTCATCATCGACGCGGTCGACGCCGAGGGCGGCGCCACCGGCCGCAGCCAGGCCGACGCGCCGGAGATCGACGGCGAGGTCTTCCTGCGCGACGCCGGGCATCTGGAGCAGGGCGATATCGTCCGCGTGCTGATCGAAGACGCCGACGAGCACGACCTCTACGGCGTACCCATGGACTGA